The Mycobacteriales bacterium genome includes the window GGAGGGTCTCGACCTGCGGACCGCGGCCCTCGCCGAGCCCCTCGCGGTCGCCCTGCACGGAATCACCGCCGCGAAGCTCCCGGCGGAACTCGCCGGGCATCGCCTGCTGGTCAGCGGCGGCGGCCCGCTGGGACTGCTCGTCGTCGCCGCCCTGCGAGCCGCCGGCGCGGACGACGTCACCGTGTCCGAGCCATCGGATGCTCGGCGCCGGCAGGCGCTTGCGGCCGGCGCGACCAGCGCGGTCGCCCCCGAGGACCTTCCCAACGTCCCTGACCTGCCGATGGAGGCCCACCAGGACGGGTTCCACACGGTGATCGAGACGTCGGGCCGCGGTGACGCCGTCTCCAACTGCCTCGGCCTGCTCCGCCCGACCGGCACGCTGGTGCTGCTGGGCACCGGCGCGATGACGGTGCGCCTCGACGCGATCCGGATCCTGCTCAACGAGCTCGTCGTCACCGGCGCCTACTGCTACGACGAGGGCGGCATACCCGCCGCACTAGAGCTGCTCGCCTCGGGCAGACTTCCCATCAATGCCCTCGTCAGCCCCAACGACGTCGGGCTGGACGACCTGCTCGACACGATGACCCGGCTCCGCG containing:
- a CDS encoding alcohol dehydrogenase catalytic domain-containing protein, with the translated sequence MRAAVTEGPGRLAVQDVVRRDPGPGEVLVRIEYCGICGSDLHGVLDGWVAPGTVEGHEWSGRVVAVGADVTEWAEGDLVVGGPPWCGQCQWCKAGRPALCVADPLRNATVGHTGGFAEYHVSAAGALHRIPEGLDLRTAALAEPLAVALHGITAAKLPAELAGHRLLVSGGGPLGLLVVAALRAAGADDVTVSEPSDARRRQALAAGATSAVAPEDLPNVPDLPMEAHQDGFHTVIETSGRGDAVSNCLGLLRPTGTLVLLGTGAMTVRLDAIRILLNELVVTGAYCYDEGGIPAALELLASGRLPINALVSPNDVGLDDLLDTMTRLRAGEIPTKALVRP